In a genomic window of Dehalococcoidia bacterium:
- a CDS encoding ribonuclease H-like domain-containing protein has product MLIHTFLHLPGIGPATEWALWERGIATWEHLAKTLPRLGFPVSLSAELYASRDRLARGDADWFHARLPPSERWRLFADFRERALFLDIETTGLSPASGGYLTVVGTYDGREYRAFIRGKNLHQLPRELERYRLLVTYNGARFDVPFLEAELGPVVRHMAHIDLMYPLRRLGLRGGLKKVEQEAGLARPSALEGLDGYDAVRMWEEYQRGHREALDTLVRYNAEDVVVLEGLAVRVYNSLAGALPLGVKPLAEPPRPHLDLPFSIEVVERLKAQKGVSLDHP; this is encoded by the coding sequence ATGCTGATCCACACCTTTCTGCACCTGCCGGGCATCGGCCCCGCCACGGAATGGGCCCTCTGGGAGCGGGGCATCGCCACTTGGGAGCACCTGGCCAAGACCCTACCGCGCCTGGGGTTTCCGGTGTCCCTGTCGGCCGAGTTATACGCGAGCCGGGACCGCCTGGCCCGGGGGGATGCCGACTGGTTCCACGCCCGCCTACCCCCCTCGGAGCGCTGGCGGCTGTTCGCCGACTTCCGCGAGCGGGCCCTCTTCCTGGACATTGAGACTACCGGCCTCTCCCCCGCCTCGGGCGGATACCTTACGGTGGTGGGCACCTACGACGGGCGGGAGTATCGGGCCTTCATCCGAGGCAAGAACTTGCACCAGCTCCCGCGCGAACTGGAACGCTACCGCTTGTTGGTAACCTACAACGGGGCGCGTTTTGATGTGCCCTTCCTGGAGGCGGAACTGGGGCCGGTGGTCCGCCACATGGCCCATATTGATCTGATGTATCCTCTGCGTCGGCTGGGGTTGAGGGGGGGGTTGAAGAAGGTGGAGCAGGAGGCAGGCTTGGCGCGCCCCAGTGCCTTGGAGGGGCTGGACGGCTACGATGCGGTGCGCATGTGGGAGGAATACCAGCGGGGCCATCGGGAGGCGCTGGATACCCTAGTGCGCTACAACGCCGAGGATGTGGTGGTGCTGGAGGGGCTGGCGGTGCGGGTGTATAACAGCTTGGCGGGGGCGTTGCCGCTGGGGGTGAAGCCCCTGGCGGAGCCCCCACGCCCGCACCTGGACTTGCCCTTCAGCATAGAGGTGGTAGAGCGCCTGAAGGCGCAGAAAGGGGTCTCGCTTGATCACCCATAG
- a CDS encoding site-specific DNA-methyltransferase: protein MEWDTIVVGDALTVLRTLPDSVFDVGVTSPPYNKGERHKGWLVDRVLYDTAPDAVPEEVYQEGQVAVLNELYRVTKPGGSFFYNHKLRWERGRLLHPYTWVSRSRWIVRQEIIWNRGIAANLRGWRFWQVEERIYWLCKPRFPGDTIGAELAPRHALLTSVWDIRPERDPRHPNPFPLELPARCILSALDGRPGAVIDPYAGVGTTLVAARLLGCRYLGIEISPRYVAIARERLARAEEERPRLDEEVRRHQVALPFRERKARGLTRPPRRRPAQPLRLL, encoded by the coding sequence ATGGAATGGGACACCATCGTTGTGGGCGATGCCCTCACCGTCTTGCGCACCCTCCCCGACTCTGTCTTTGATGTGGGGGTGACCTCGCCCCCCTACAACAAGGGGGAGCGCCACAAGGGCTGGCTGGTGGACCGCGTCCTCTACGATACCGCCCCCGACGCCGTCCCCGAAGAGGTGTACCAGGAGGGGCAGGTGGCGGTGCTCAATGAACTGTATCGGGTTACCAAGCCGGGGGGCTCCTTCTTCTACAATCACAAACTGCGCTGGGAGCGGGGACGGCTCCTGCATCCCTATACCTGGGTAAGCCGTAGCCGGTGGATCGTGCGCCAGGAGATTATCTGGAACCGGGGCATCGCCGCCAACCTGCGAGGGTGGCGCTTCTGGCAGGTGGAGGAGCGCATCTACTGGCTGTGCAAGCCCCGCTTCCCCGGCGATACCATTGGGGCAGAACTGGCCCCGCGCCACGCCTTGCTCACCTCGGTATGGGACATCCGCCCCGAACGGGACCCCCGCCACCCCAATCCCTTTCCCCTGGAACTGCCAGCCCGCTGTATCCTGTCGGCTTTGGATGGACGCCCCGGGGCGGTCATTGACCCCTATGCGGGTGTGGGAACCACCCTTGTGGCGGCGCGCCTGTTGGGGTGTCGCTACTTGGGGATAGAGATAAGTCCCCGCTATGTGGCCATCGCCCGGGAGCGCCTGGCCCGTGCCGAGGAGGAGCGCCCCCGCCTGGACGAGGAGGTGCGACGCCACCAGGTGGCTTTACCCTTCCGGGAGCGGAAGGCGCGGGGCCTCACCCGTCCGCCTCGGCGGCGTCCCGCCCAGCCCTTGCGCCTCCTCTAA
- a CDS encoding HNH endonuclease — MLNAPVLVLNQNYEPLNICTVRRAIVLLDRGKAELLVDGRGVLHTPGTTVPVPSVIRLHYPVRRPFVHRRLSRREVFQRDNYICQYCGRPAKDLTVDHVIPRHRGGPNTWENVVTACIPCNHKKAGRTPQEAGMRLLRKPRSPYAHPYVIFFNRHLQEEWKPFLPWLV; from the coding sequence ATGCTCAACGCTCCAGTGCTGGTGCTCAACCAGAACTACGAGCCGTTGAACATCTGCACGGTGCGGCGGGCCATCGTTCTGCTGGACCGGGGCAAGGCGGAACTGCTGGTGGATGGGCGGGGAGTGCTCCACACCCCCGGCACCACCGTGCCGGTGCCCTCGGTCATCCGGCTGCACTATCCCGTGCGCAGGCCCTTCGTCCACCGGCGCCTCTCCCGGCGGGAGGTGTTCCAGCGGGACAACTACATCTGCCAGTACTGCGGACGGCCCGCCAAGGACTTGACGGTAGACCATGTGATTCCGCGCCATCGGGGAGGCCCCAACACCTGGGAGAATGTGGTAACGGCGTGCATCCCCTGCAACCATAAGAAGGCGGGGCGCACCCCCCAAGAGGCGGGCATGCGCCTGTTGCGCAAGCCCCGCTCCCCCTACGCCCACCCCTATGTCATCTTCTTCAACCGCCACCTGCAGGAGGAGTGGAAGCCCTTCCTGCCCTGGCTGGTTTAG
- a CDS encoding MaoC family dehydratase N-terminal domain-containing protein, whose translation MPTPQVDFDRSLLGKPLPAGTFPVTAEGILAFCRAVGETNPLSTDEAYARRQGLPGLLAPPTYPNLFIRHLGRPEVVAVPLRQRLHAGQAVEPLRPIYAGDTLTATTRLKDVYTKTGRTGSMVFIVWETTFTNQRGEEVARVRESFMARL comes from the coding sequence ATGCCTACCCCCCAGGTGGACTTTGACCGCTCCCTGTTGGGGAAACCCCTCCCGGCGGGCACCTTCCCCGTTACGGCGGAGGGGATTCTGGCCTTCTGCCGCGCCGTGGGGGAGACCAACCCCCTCTCCACCGACGAGGCGTATGCCCGTCGGCAAGGGCTTCCGGGGCTACTGGCCCCACCCACCTATCCCAACCTGTTCATTCGCCACTTGGGGCGGCCAGAGGTGGTGGCGGTGCCCCTACGCCAGCGCCTTCATGCGGGCCAGGCGGTGGAGCCCCTGCGCCCCATCTACGCCGGGGACACCCTCACTGCCACCACCCGCCTGAAGGATGTCTACACCAAGACGGGGCGCACCGGCAGTATGGTGTTCATCGTGTGGGAGACGACCTTCACCAATCAGCGAGGGGAAGAGGTGGCACGGGTGCGGGAGTCCTTCATGGCACGCCTGTAG
- a CDS encoding MaoC family dehydratase, whose protein sequence is MRRVADVHMGDTIGPVEYTFTTERVRAFCTLWGQPGESRFTSPQVAQQEGLPGPIVPGIMSMAVLSRLLTDWAEGGSLRSLDVIFRQPVPHHQPLRMVGTVTDVRTENGQGLVEVDVFLERADGERLVTGRAVVALPV, encoded by the coding sequence ATGCGCCGCGTGGCCGATGTGCACATGGGCGATACCATCGGGCCGGTGGAGTATACTTTCACCACTGAAAGGGTGCGCGCCTTTTGCACCCTGTGGGGGCAACCGGGGGAGAGCCGTTTCACCTCCCCCCAGGTGGCGCAACAGGAGGGGTTACCCGGCCCCATCGTGCCAGGGATTATGAGCATGGCGGTGCTTTCCCGCCTGCTCACCGACTGGGCCGAGGGGGGAAGCCTGCGCTCCCTGGATGTCATCTTCCGCCAGCCTGTGCCCCACCACCAGCCCCTGCGCATGGTGGGGACGGTAACGGATGTGCGCACCGAAAACGGCCAGGGCCTGGTGGAGGTGGATGTGTTCCTGGAGCGGGCGGATGGGGAGCGCCTGGTTACGGGGAGGGCTGTGGTGGCCCTTCCCGTGTAG
- a CDS encoding acyl-CoA thioesterase, with product MPKGDFRFHFPLRVRWADCDPLGHVFHGRYLEFTEQAQGEYYRNLGTSIYRLAQKGYFDTIVVKVTAEYFAPALVDDLLDIYTRVSRLGVKSITMLSEIYRQGEERLLCRVEVVYAGWDGAAQRTKPVPEDLRRLISHFEATGEVLPLAQFPNLRV from the coding sequence ATGCCCAAAGGCGATTTCCGCTTCCACTTTCCCTTGCGGGTGCGCTGGGCCGATTGCGACCCTCTGGGGCACGTGTTCCACGGGCGGTACTTGGAGTTCACCGAGCAGGCGCAAGGGGAGTACTACCGCAATCTGGGCACCAGCATCTACCGCCTGGCCCAGAAGGGCTATTTTGACACCATCGTGGTGAAGGTTACCGCTGAGTATTTTGCCCCCGCCCTGGTAGACGACCTCTTGGATATCTACACCCGCGTCTCCCGCTTGGGGGTGAAGAGCATCACTATGCTGTCGGAAATCTACCGGCAGGGGGAGGAGCGGCTGTTGTGTCGGGTGGAGGTGGTGTATGCAGGGTGGGACGGGGCGGCCCAGCGCACCAAGCCCGTTCCGGAGGACCTACGGCGTCTCATTAGCCACTTTGAGGCGACGGGGGAGGTACTCCCCCTGGCGCAGTTCCCCAACCTGCGGGTTTAG
- a CDS encoding DUF1640 domain-containing protein, with amino-acid sequence MAAIEERVSRLEGIAEQLTERLEALHQEVLALRQEMRAEFSALRQETDTKYEALRVEVRQEISAFRQEMDAKYSALRQEMDAKHDALRTEVRAELGGMRAEIATFRQEMDTKYSALRQEMDAKYNALRTEVRGELTSRRAEISALRTTLESNSRWIIGLIIVQGITILGAIIGVLLAR; translated from the coding sequence ATGGCCGCCATAGAGGAACGGGTCTCCCGCCTGGAAGGGATAGCCGAGCAACTCACGGAGCGCCTGGAGGCTCTGCACCAGGAGGTGCTCGCCCTCCGCCAGGAGATGCGGGCGGAGTTCAGCGCCTTGCGCCAGGAGACGGACACCAAATACGAAGCCCTGCGCGTCGAGGTGCGCCAGGAGATCAGTGCTTTCCGCCAGGAGATGGACGCCAAATACTCCGCCCTGCGCCAGGAGATGGACGCTAAACACGACGCCCTCCGCACCGAGGTGCGGGCCGAACTGGGCGGGATGCGCGCCGAGATCGCTACCTTCCGCCAGGAGATGGACACCAAATACTCCGCTCTGCGCCAGGAGATGGACGCTAAGTACAATGCTTTGCGCACCGAAGTGCGGGGCGAACTTACATCCAGGCGGGCCGAGATCAGCGCCCTTCGCACCACCCTGGAAAGCAACAGCCGGTGGATCATCGGCCTCATTATCGTGCAAGGGATTACGATCCTGGGGGCGATTATCGGTGTCCTGCTGGCCCGCTAA
- the gcvPB gene encoding aminomethyl-transferring glycine dehydrogenase subunit GcvPB produces the protein MTTTPATPRDALLAHARRLLMERSVPGRIGASIPPLDVPPQEAPPTHLMRDDLPLPEVSEAEVVRYFSTLSQMNFSVDTNFYPLGSCTMKYNPKINEEAAALPGFSALHPLQPEETVQGALKLLWRLQTYLAEITGMAGCSLAPLAGAHGELAGVLMMRAYHHARGDTHRTVMLIPDSAHGTNPASAAMAGFRVVSIPSDKDGNTDLSALREACGPDLAGLMITLPSTLGLFDRHIVEVCDIVHRAGGLVYGDGANMNALLGRVKIGQLGFDVCHLNLHKTFSTPHGGGGPGAGPVCVAQRLLPFLPTPVVQRRDVDGREVYTFTRPSQSIGRLGAFQGNFGVLVRAYTYIRALGAPGLRQVSEDAVLSANYILARLRPLFHLPYERHCMHEVVFSARRQKASGIKALDIAKRLLDFGIHPPTMYFPLIVDEALMIEPTETEGKETLDYFIEVMHRIAREAEENPEVLRSAPHTTPVGRLDEARAARQPDLRWKPTP, from the coding sequence ATGACCACCACACCCGCTACCCCGCGCGACGCCCTCCTGGCCCACGCCCGACGGCTTCTGATGGAGCGCTCGGTGCCCGGGCGCATCGGGGCGAGTATCCCCCCTTTGGATGTGCCCCCTCAGGAGGCTCCCCCTACCCACCTGATGCGGGACGACCTCCCCCTCCCCGAGGTGTCCGAGGCCGAGGTGGTCCGCTACTTCTCCACCCTCTCCCAGATGAACTTCTCGGTGGACACCAACTTCTACCCCCTCGGCTCGTGCACTATGAAGTACAACCCCAAGATCAACGAGGAGGCGGCCGCCCTCCCCGGCTTCTCCGCCCTGCACCCCCTGCAGCCCGAGGAGACGGTGCAAGGGGCGTTGAAACTGCTGTGGCGCTTGCAGACCTATCTGGCGGAGATCACGGGGATGGCGGGGTGCTCCCTGGCTCCCCTGGCAGGAGCACACGGGGAACTGGCGGGCGTCCTGATGATGCGCGCCTACCACCACGCCCGCGGCGACACCCACCGCACCGTCATGCTCATCCCCGACTCGGCCCACGGCACTAACCCCGCCTCGGCAGCTATGGCCGGCTTCCGCGTGGTAAGCATCCCCTCGGATAAGGACGGCAATACCGACCTGTCGGCCCTGCGGGAGGCGTGTGGCCCTGACCTGGCAGGGCTGATGATCACCCTCCCCAGCACCCTGGGCCTTTTCGACCGCCACATCGTGGAGGTCTGCGACATCGTCCATCGGGCGGGGGGCTTGGTGTATGGGGACGGGGCCAACATGAACGCCCTGCTGGGGCGGGTGAAGATTGGCCAGTTAGGGTTTGATGTCTGCCACCTCAACCTCCACAAGACCTTCAGCACCCCTCATGGCGGAGGCGGCCCTGGCGCCGGCCCCGTCTGCGTGGCCCAACGCCTCCTCCCCTTCTTACCCACCCCTGTCGTCCAGCGGCGGGACGTGGACGGCAGAGAGGTCTACACCTTCACCCGTCCCTCCCAGTCCATAGGGCGCCTGGGGGCCTTCCAGGGCAACTTCGGGGTGCTGGTGCGCGCCTATACTTACATCCGCGCCCTGGGTGCCCCGGGCCTGCGCCAGGTGAGCGAGGACGCCGTCCTCTCTGCCAACTATATCCTGGCCCGCCTGCGCCCCCTCTTCCACCTCCCCTACGAGCGCCACTGCATGCACGAGGTGGTGTTCTCCGCCCGTCGGCAGAAGGCCTCTGGGATCAAGGCCCTGGACATCGCCAAGCGCCTCCTAGACTTCGGCATCCACCCGCCCACCATGTACTTCCCCCTGATCGTGGACGAGGCCCTGATGATTGAGCCGACGGAGACCGAGGGCAAGGAGACCCTGGACTACTTCATTGAGGTGATGCACCGCATCGCCCGGGAGGCCGAGGAGAACCCCGAGGTGCTCCGCTCGGCCCCCCATACGACCCCGGTGGGGCGCCTGGACGAGGCCCGCGCCGCCCGCCAGCCCGACCTGCGCTGGAAACCCACTCCCTAG
- the gcvPA gene encoding aminomethyl-transferring glycine dehydrogenase subunit GcvPA encodes MTTFAHPYLPLTPQQRQEMLQAIGVASAEELFADIPPAYRNPPLHLPPPLAEMDLRRELEALANENITPTSYACFLGAGAYRRYIPSIVRALTSRGEFLTSYTPYQPEVAQGTLQATYEFQSMVCLLTGMEVANAGMYDGATALAEAALMACRVTGRTHIALLDTLNPRYREVVETYTRPQALTVATVPVSAPQVDERTACLIAQWPNFFGYLEDLERLAQVAHARGALLVVSADPLACALFKPPGHYGADIVTGECQGLGVPLSFGGPYVGLFTCRERYLRQMPGRVVGKTVDAQGRIGYVLTLQTREQHIRRERATSNICTSQALIATAVAIYLAALGKQGLRTVAELVWHKAHYAARLVSAIPGYRLPLQGVFFQEFVVQCPIAPAEINRRLLQRRIIGGLDISPLIPNGMLVCVTEMNTRQEIESFAHALAEVAQQAPARHGG; translated from the coding sequence ATGACCACCTTCGCCCACCCCTACTTGCCCCTCACCCCCCAGCAGCGCCAGGAGATGCTCCAGGCCATTGGCGTCGCCTCGGCCGAGGAGTTGTTCGCCGACATTCCCCCCGCCTATCGTAACCCGCCCCTTCATTTGCCCCCTCCCCTGGCCGAGATGGACCTGCGCCGCGAACTGGAGGCCCTGGCCAACGAGAACATCACCCCCACCTCCTACGCCTGCTTCCTAGGAGCGGGGGCCTACCGGCGCTACATCCCCTCCATCGTGCGGGCTTTGACCAGTCGGGGCGAGTTCCTCACCTCCTACACCCCCTACCAGCCCGAAGTGGCCCAGGGCACCCTTCAGGCCACCTACGAGTTCCAGAGCATGGTCTGCCTGCTCACGGGTATGGAGGTGGCCAACGCCGGGATGTACGACGGGGCCACCGCTCTGGCCGAGGCGGCCCTTATGGCCTGTCGCGTCACTGGGCGCACCCACATCGCCCTCCTGGACACCCTCAACCCCCGCTACCGTGAGGTGGTGGAGACCTACACCCGCCCCCAAGCCCTCACCGTCGCCACCGTCCCCGTCTCCGCCCCCCAGGTGGACGAGCGCACCGCCTGCCTCATCGCCCAGTGGCCCAACTTCTTCGGCTACCTGGAGGACCTGGAGCGCCTGGCCCAGGTTGCCCACGCCCGCGGGGCCCTGCTGGTGGTCAGCGCCGACCCCCTGGCTTGCGCCCTGTTCAAGCCCCCCGGCCACTACGGGGCGGACATCGTCACCGGGGAGTGCCAGGGGTTGGGGGTGCCCCTCTCCTTCGGCGGGCCGTATGTGGGCCTGTTCACCTGTCGGGAGCGCTACCTGCGCCAGATGCCCGGGCGCGTGGTGGGGAAGACGGTGGACGCCCAGGGGCGCATCGGCTATGTCCTGACCCTTCAAACACGCGAACAGCACATCCGTCGGGAGCGGGCCACCAGCAACATCTGCACCTCCCAGGCCCTTATCGCCACGGCGGTGGCTATCTACCTGGCCGCCCTGGGCAAACAGGGCCTGCGCACGGTGGCCGAACTGGTATGGCACAAGGCCCACTACGCCGCCCGCCTCGTGAGCGCCATCCCCGGCTATCGCCTCCCCCTGCAGGGTGTGTTCTTCCAGGAGTTCGTCGTCCAATGCCCCATCGCCCCTGCCGAGATCAACCGTCGGCTCCTGCAGCGGCGCATCATCGGCGGGCTGGACATTAGCCCCCTCATTCCCAACGGCATGCTGGTGTGCGTAACGGAGATGAACACCCGCCAGGAGATAGAATCCTTCGCCCACGCCCTGGCTGAGGTGGCCCAGCAGGCCCCCGCCCGCCACGGGGGATAA